In one Candidatus Woesearchaeota archaeon B3_Woes genomic region, the following are encoded:
- a CDS encoding DNA-directed RNA polymerase subunit E'' — protein MVRKVCKKCLVFVQGSECPLCKGNKFSTNWQGRIAVMDANKSKIAKEIDIEVKGEYALKAR, from the coding sequence ATGGTAAGAAAAGTTTGTAAAAAATGTTTAGTATTTGTACAAGGATCAGAGTGTCCTTTATGTAAAGGTAATAAGTTTTCAACAAACTGGCAAGGAAGAATAGCTGTAATGGATGCTAATAAATCAAAGATAGCTAAAGAAATAGATATTGAAGTTAAGGGAGAGTATGCTCTAAAAGCAAGGTGA
- a CDS encoding DNA-directed RNA polymerase, which translates to MFYKTEVKDHIGVPPTLFHLSREEAIETCIKNKYEGYITPELGVVIHLYKINEIGEGIIIPGDGASYYETKFELFTFKPEMQEVVLGKIKDIADFGAFMTIGPIEGMIHISQTMDDFVSFSKDKVLVGKENKRTLKVGDKCKARLIAVSFKDISNPKLGLTMRQPALGKLEWIEEDLKPKEEKKKAVKKEKK; encoded by the coding sequence ATGTTCTATAAAACAGAAGTAAAGGATCATATTGGAGTTCCTCCAACCTTGTTTCATTTATCAAGGGAGGAAGCCATTGAAACGTGCATTAAAAATAAGTACGAAGGGTATATAACTCCTGAATTGGGTGTTGTTATACATCTCTATAAGATTAATGAGATTGGTGAAGGAATCATAATTCCAGGAGATGGTGCATCTTATTATGAAACAAAGTTTGAGTTATTTACTTTTAAGCCTGAAATGCAGGAAGTTGTATTGGGTAAAATAAAAGATATTGCTGATTTTGGTGCATTTATGACAATAGGTCCTATAGAAGGTATGATTCATATATCACAAACAATGGATGATTTTGTTAGTTTTTCAAAAGATAAAGTTTTGGTTGGTAAAGAGAACAAAAGAACATTAAAAGTTGGTGATAAATGCAAAGCAAGATTAATTGCAGTTAGTTTTAAAGATATATCAAACCCAAAACTGGGTTTAACAATGAGACAGCCTGCTTTAGGGAAACTAGAGTGGATTGAAGAGGATCTTAAACCTAAAGAAGAGAAGAAAAAGGCTGTTAAAAAGGAGAAAAAGTAA
- a CDS encoding methionine aminopeptidase — MDVQELGKYQEVQGIAKSTIDYLSGFIQKEVSESDISHAANEHMKRKGASSFWYHGVGSIILVGKRTILSISGREYEPSDKKVSMDDLVTVDLGPEINSYWGDFARSFVIANGAVVNTTGPDYSDKVKELFDGISIEQKLHKRLQEVAIPEMTFEELYHIMNEAITHLGFVNLDFNGNLGHSIEKDKDEREYLESGCRTRLRDKFFTFEPHIKKANGLFGYKMEDIYYFLDGNLQRI; from the coding sequence ATGGATGTCCAAGAATTAGGAAAATATCAAGAAGTTCAAGGGATAGCAAAAAGTACAATAGATTATTTAAGTGGCTTTATCCAAAAAGAAGTAAGTGAATCAGATATTTCTCATGCTGCGAACGAACACATGAAAAGAAAAGGAGCATCTTCCTTTTGGTATCATGGGGTAGGATCCATTATTTTAGTCGGAAAAAGAACAATATTATCTATATCTGGTAGAGAATATGAACCGTCTGATAAAAAAGTTAGTATGGACGACTTAGTTACTGTGGATCTTGGCCCCGAGATAAATTCCTATTGGGGTGATTTCGCAAGATCATTTGTAATTGCAAATGGAGCAGTTGTTAATACAACAGGACCAGATTATTCAGATAAAGTAAAAGAATTATTTGATGGAATAAGTATTGAACAAAAATTACATAAAAGATTACAAGAGGTAGCAATCCCTGAAATGACATTTGAAGAATTATACCACATCATGAATGAAGCAATAACACATTTAGGATTTGTTAATTTAGATTTTAATGGAAATTTAGGACACAGTATTGAAAAAGATAAAGATGAGAGAGAATATCTTGAAAGTGGTTGTAGAACAAGATTAAGAGACAAATTTTTTACATTCGAACCCCACATCAAAAAAGCAAATGGATTATTTGGATATAAGATGGAAGATATATATTACTTCTTAGATGGAAATTTACAAAGAATATAA
- a CDS encoding 30S ribosomal protein S27ae has protein sequence MADKKEGKEVKKKKTSKRYENYEVSGNSVKRKNKSCPKCGMGVFLANHKDRLYCGKCGYVEMKSSEDKK, from the coding sequence ATGGCAGATAAGAAAGAAGGCAAGGAAGTAAAAAAGAAAAAGACCAGTAAAAGATATGAAAATTATGAAGTTTCTGGTAATTCTGTTAAAAGAAAAAATAAATCATGCCCAAAATGTGGTATGGGTGTGTTCTTAGCTAACCATAAAGATAGATTATATTGTGGAAAGTGTGGTTATGTTGAGATGAAAAGTTCTGAAGATAAAAAGTAA
- the pyrF gene encoding orotidine-5'-phosphate decarboxylase: MNYLDKLVESAEKRGSIVCMGLDPVIEAMPEEFSRYGVNHVDGYLENIFREMIDQKVFPGAFKPNEGFYSRHDKGAQGAFPGRMALSRVLKFIRVNFPDIPVILDNKRGDIAKSSANYAVEGFEGWQADAVTVSPYMGKDSIMPFGDYCNDEQGKGIYILNRTSNPGASDFQSLDTRASMSRLYKDVAEKIIEWATDHSGVGAVIGATSPEELGILVNLYMNDDVNYNKNQIPLLIPGVGGQGGKADEVVAVLREAEYDLRLARINSSSGITHPWAKQKQAAPDDYAKVCVAELNALNEAIGPI, from the coding sequence ATGAATTATTTAGACAAATTAGTAGAATCTGCTGAAAAAAGAGGAAGTATTGTTTGTATGGGTTTAGATCCTGTTATTGAGGCAATGCCTGAAGAATTTTCAAGGTATGGTGTGAACCATGTTGATGGATATTTGGAAAATATTTTTAGAGAGATGATAGATCAAAAGGTATTTCCAGGAGCATTTAAACCAAATGAAGGTTTTTATTCAAGACATGATAAAGGTGCACAAGGGGCTTTTCCTGGAAGAATGGCTTTGTCAAGAGTTTTGAAATTTATTAGGGTGAATTTTCCTGATATTCCTGTTATTTTGGATAATAAAAGAGGAGATATTGCTAAATCATCTGCAAATTATGCTGTAGAGGGTTTTGAAGGATGGCAAGCAGATGCTGTAACAGTTTCTCCTTATATGGGGAAAGATTCTATAATGCCTTTTGGAGATTATTGTAATGATGAACAAGGAAAGGGAATTTATATATTAAATAGAACATCAAATCCAGGAGCAAGTGATTTTCAGAGTTTGGATACTAGAGCCAGTATGTCTCGTCTTTATAAAGATGTTGCTGAAAAAATTATAGAATGGGCAACAGATCACTCAGGGGTTGGAGCTGTTATTGGTGCAACTTCTCCTGAAGAGTTAGGTATTTTAGTTAATCTTTATATGAATGATGATGTTAATTATAATAAAAATCAGATTCCCTTATTGATTCCTGGTGTGGGTGGTCAGGGAGGCAAAGCAGATGAAGTTGTTGCTGTTTTGCGTGAAGCAGAATATGATTTAAGACTAGCTAGAATTAATAGTTCAAGTGGAATAACACACCCATGGGCAAAGCAAAAACAAGCAGCACCAGATGATTATGCAAAGGTTTGTGTTGCAGAATTAAATGCTCTTAATGAAGCAATAGGTCCAATTTAA
- the rdgB gene encoding non-canonical purine NTP pyrophosphatase, RdgB/HAM1 family — MKVYFVTTNKHKFEEVKDILKDYPIELEHLEIEYEENHDESIDIIARNAAKKLADRLNKPIILEDTGLFFDAYNNFPGALPKFVINTIGFKGIFKLLENESRKAYFKTIAAFCEPGKEPNLFEGVMKGKIATKIYNEDKETMPYDKIFIPEGRDKTISDMSLEEKNQFSQRAQVFRKFGEFIKN, encoded by the coding sequence ATGAAAGTTTATTTTGTAACAACAAACAAACATAAATTTGAAGAGGTTAAGGATATTCTAAAAGATTACCCTATTGAATTGGAACATTTGGAAATAGAATATGAAGAGAACCATGATGAAAGTATTGATATTATAGCAAGAAATGCTGCTAAAAAATTAGCAGATAGATTAAATAAACCAATCATTTTGGAGGACACTGGTTTATTTTTTGATGCTTACAATAATTTTCCAGGGGCCTTGCCTAAATTTGTTATTAATACAATAGGTTTCAAAGGAATCTTTAAATTATTAGAAAATGAATCAAGGAAAGCTTATTTTAAAACAATAGCGGCTTTTTGTGAACCTGGAAAAGAACCTAATTTATTTGAAGGTGTTATGAAAGGGAAGATAGCAACAAAAATTTATAATGAAGATAAAGAAACTATGCCTTATGATAAAATATTTATTCCAGAAGGAAGGGACAAAACAATATCAGACATGAGTTTGGAAGAAAAGAACCAGTTTTCCCAAAGAGCACAGGTATTTAGGAAGTTTGGTGAGTTTATTAAAAACTGA
- a CDS encoding carbohydrate kinase family protein: MYDVITVGSATVDAFTNTGSKLFQGSRFRKYVAVPFGTKIVIDDLKFDIGGGGTNTAVALSRLGLKVSYIGAIGRGTNSKRVINLLQKENIDTSFIQNDFGRTGFSVILDAVGHDRTILTFKGNNDDLNFNKINKSKLKTKWFYFSSMLEKSFETQKKLADFAVKNKIKIVYNPSSYLAKKGAKYIQYILKRTDILILNKEEAAYLVGKRKPKITLNKLLKLGPKLVVVTDGKNPIYATEGKEIYSLKPSSIPVLESTGAGDAFASSFLAGIIKKQDIEFALKLSLVNSQSVITHYGAKNKLMKYKEALTKIKNMDVKKEKIN, from the coding sequence TTGTATGATGTAATAACAGTGGGCTCTGCAACAGTTGATGCTTTTACTAATACAGGTTCTAAACTATTCCAAGGATCTAGATTTAGAAAATATGTAGCTGTACCCTTTGGAACAAAAATAGTTATTGATGATCTAAAATTTGATATAGGTGGCGGTGGAACAAATACAGCAGTCGCTCTATCAAGACTAGGATTAAAAGTCTCTTATATAGGCGCAATTGGTCGTGGAACAAATAGTAAAAGAGTTATAAATCTGCTACAAAAAGAAAATATTGATACTTCTTTTATTCAAAATGATTTTGGAAGAACAGGATTTAGTGTTATTCTAGATGCAGTTGGCCATGACAGAACAATCTTAACATTTAAGGGAAATAATGATGACTTAAATTTTAATAAAATTAACAAATCTAAATTAAAAACAAAATGGTTTTACTTTTCTTCAATGCTTGAAAAGAGTTTTGAAACACAAAAAAAATTAGCAGATTTTGCTGTTAAAAACAAAATAAAGATTGTTTATAATCCTAGCTCATATCTTGCTAAAAAAGGAGCAAAATATATTCAATATATCCTTAAAAGAACAGATATATTAATTCTAAATAAAGAAGAAGCAGCTTATTTAGTTGGAAAAAGAAAACCAAAAATAACTCTAAATAAACTTCTTAAACTAGGACCAAAATTAGTTGTTGTTACAGATGGGAAAAATCCAATCTATGCAACAGAAGGAAAAGAGATATATTCATTAAAGCCGTCTAGTATTCCTGTTTTAGAATCAACAGGTGCAGGAGATGCCTTTGCCTCAAGCTTTTTAGCAGGCATAATAAAAAAACAAGATATTGAATTTGCTCTAAAACTTAGCTTAGTAAATTCACAATCAGTAATAACTCATTATGGTGCAAAAAACAAGTTAATGAAATACAAAGAAGCATTAACTAAAATAAAAAACATGGATGTTAAAAAAGAAAAAATAAATTAA
- a CDS encoding glutamate dehydrogenase: protein MEKINPHENAKNIIKKASEIINLEEWKTNILLNPQREISVSFPVKMDDDTIKLFKGYRVQHNNSRGPYKGGIRYHWDVDLDEVRALATWMSIKCAVVDIPLGGGKGGVVCNPKEMSEKELERMTRAFTRAIAYNIGPDKDIPAPDVYTNSQIMDWMVDEYAKTTKKQPKDVLGVVTGKSLENGGSIGRDTATARGAQFVLRESIEKGYTSLKELKNASVVVQGFGNAGFNFAKLLHEDKCKIIAVSDSKGGIFNKEGLNPEEVLEYKKRNKTVIGFPNSTELSNEEVLELECDILAPSALGNVITKENADKLNTKIIVELANGPITQEADNTIYKKSIVVLPDILANAGGVTVSSYEWQQNLVNEKWDAEKVDTMLEKTMRTNALTVLETAKKHNTNNRVGAYILAINRISEKLTS, encoded by the coding sequence ATGGAAAAAATAAACCCGCACGAAAATGCGAAGAACATTATAAAGAAAGCATCAGAAATAATAAATTTAGAAGAATGGAAAACTAATATTCTATTAAATCCTCAAAGAGAAATAAGTGTTTCATTTCCAGTTAAAATGGATGATGATACAATAAAATTATTTAAAGGTTATAGAGTCCAACACAACAACTCAAGAGGACCATACAAAGGAGGGATAAGATACCATTGGGACGTTGATTTAGATGAAGTTAGGGCTCTTGCAACATGGATGAGCATCAAATGCGCAGTAGTAGACATTCCTTTAGGCGGCGGAAAAGGGGGTGTTGTTTGTAATCCAAAAGAAATGTCAGAAAAAGAATTAGAAAGAATGACAAGGGCATTTACAAGAGCAATTGCATATAATATTGGTCCCGATAAAGATATTCCAGCACCAGATGTTTATACAAATTCTCAAATTATGGATTGGATGGTAGATGAATATGCTAAAACAACAAAAAAACAACCAAAAGATGTTTTAGGAGTTGTTACAGGTAAATCCTTAGAAAATGGAGGATCAATCGGAAGAGACACAGCAACAGCAAGAGGTGCTCAATTTGTATTAAGGGAATCTATTGAAAAAGGTTATACATCATTAAAAGAATTAAAAAATGCAAGTGTTGTTGTCCAAGGATTCGGAAATGCAGGATTTAACTTTGCAAAACTATTACACGAAGATAAATGTAAAATAATTGCTGTTTCTGATTCAAAAGGAGGGATCTTTAACAAAGAAGGATTAAACCCAGAAGAAGTTTTAGAATATAAAAAAAGGAATAAAACAGTTATAGGCTTTCCAAACTCAACTGAATTATCAAATGAAGAAGTCCTAGAACTAGAATGTGATATTCTAGCACCAAGCGCCTTAGGAAATGTTATAACAAAAGAAAACGCAGACAAACTAAACACAAAAATTATAGTTGAATTGGCAAATGGCCCAATTACACAAGAAGCAGATAATACCATCTATAAAAAAAGCATAGTTGTTCTACCAGATATTCTAGCCAATGCAGGAGGTGTAACTGTTTCATCATATGAATGGCAGCAGAATCTAGTAAATGAAAAATGGGATGCTGAAAAAGTTGATACAATGTTAGAAAAAACAATGAGAACAAACGCTTTAACTGTTTTAGAAACAGCAAAAAAACATAATACAAATAACAGAGTTGGAGCCTATATTTTAGCAATAAATAGAATCTCAG
- a CDS encoding tRNA uridine(34) 5-carboxymethylaminomethyl modification radical SAM/GNAT enzyme Elp3 codes for MNKEYIKEIVDFIRKEKPDKHKITGFKTHLSSKYKLRKIPNDIEVLLNVGGKDLAIVKKYLLSKETRTISGVAVCAIMTKPLKCPHGKCLMCPGGPKSVFGSVPQSYTGKEPATRRAIRNLYDPYLQVMNRLEQYIVQGHTADKVELIVMGGTFPSFNKKYREDFVMYAFKAMNDFSRLFFKKNELDFVKFKRFFELPGDIEDEKRRKRIFSKLLKSKNQKTSLEKEQKLNESSNIRCVGLTIETRPDYGGLKHGKDMLRLGCTRVELGVQSVFNPVLEKIKRGHSVEDSIESTRILKDLGFKINYHMMLGLPGVNKKKDLENLKILFEDGNFQPDMLKLYPCMVLRGTKLYNLWKKGKYKPITTKQAIDLIVEFKKKIPEYVRVMRVQRDIPTFMTKAGVDRTNLRQYVDEVLKKKKIKCRCIRCREIGRFKGKMDDKKIKIKTEHYKASKGNEFFISAEYKDYIVGFCRLRFPSQSLVKEITKDSALIRELHVYGSMVGVGKKGEVQHKGVGRLLVKKAENIAKTYYKNKVVVISGVGVRNYYRKLGYKKEGPYMVKSL; via the coding sequence ATGAATAAAGAGTATATCAAAGAGATAGTGGATTTTATTAGAAAGGAAAAGCCAGATAAACATAAAATAACTGGGTTTAAGACTCATTTAAGTAGCAAATATAAGTTAAGAAAAATTCCTAATGATATTGAAGTTTTATTGAATGTTGGGGGGAAAGATTTGGCAATAGTAAAAAAATATCTATTGAGTAAAGAGACAAGAACTATTTCTGGTGTTGCTGTCTGTGCAATAATGACTAAGCCTTTGAAATGTCCTCATGGGAAATGTCTTATGTGTCCTGGTGGACCTAAGAGTGTTTTTGGTTCTGTTCCTCAGAGTTATACTGGAAAAGAGCCAGCTACTAGAAGAGCTATAAGAAATTTGTATGATCCTTATTTGCAGGTTATGAACAGATTAGAGCAATATATTGTTCAAGGGCATACAGCTGATAAGGTTGAGTTAATAGTAATGGGTGGAACTTTTCCGAGTTTTAATAAAAAATACAGAGAAGATTTTGTTATGTACGCTTTCAAAGCAATGAATGATTTTTCAAGGTTGTTCTTTAAAAAGAATGAGTTGGATTTTGTTAAATTCAAAAGATTTTTTGAGTTGCCAGGGGATATAGAAGATGAAAAAAGAAGAAAAAGAATCTTTTCTAAGTTATTAAAATCAAAAAATCAAAAAACAAGTTTAGAAAAAGAACAAAAACTAAATGAAAGTTCAAATATACGGTGTGTTGGTCTAACAATTGAAACAAGACCTGATTATGGTGGCCTAAAACACGGAAAAGATATGTTAAGATTAGGATGCACAAGAGTTGAATTAGGAGTACAAAGTGTTTTTAATCCTGTTTTGGAGAAAATAAAAAGAGGGCATAGTGTTGAGGATTCAATTGAATCAACTAGAATACTAAAAGATTTAGGATTTAAGATAAATTATCATATGATGTTAGGATTGCCTGGTGTAAATAAGAAAAAGGATTTAGAAAATCTGAAAATCTTATTTGAAGATGGAAATTTTCAACCAGATATGTTAAAATTATATCCTTGTATGGTTTTAAGAGGAACCAAACTCTATAATTTATGGAAAAAAGGCAAGTATAAACCAATAACAACGAAACAGGCTATTGATTTAATTGTAGAATTTAAGAAAAAGATTCCGGAATATGTCAGAGTGATGCGTGTTCAGAGAGATATTCCAACTTTTATGACAAAAGCTGGTGTTGATAGGACTAATTTAAGACAGTATGTTGATGAAGTTTTGAAAAAGAAGAAAATAAAATGCAGATGTATAAGGTGTAGAGAGATTGGAAGGTTTAAAGGAAAGATGGATGATAAGAAAATTAAAATAAAGACAGAACATTATAAAGCTTCTAAAGGTAATGAATTTTTTATTTCTGCTGAATATAAAGATTATATTGTTGGTTTTTGCAGATTGAGATTCCCTTCACAAAGTTTAGTAAAAGAGATTACAAAAGATTCTGCTTTAATAAGGGAGTTGCATGTGTATGGTTCAATGGTTGGTGTTGGTAAAAAGGGAGAGGTTCAACATAAAGGTGTTGGAAGATTATTGGTTAAGAAAGCTGAAAATATTGCTAAAACATATTATAAAAATAAAGTTGTTGTTATTTCTGGAGTAGGTGTTAGAAACTATTATAGAAAATTAGGTTATAAAAAAGAAGGGCCTTATATGGTTAAGAGTTTATAA